From a single Anomaloglossus baeobatrachus isolate aAnoBae1 chromosome 8, aAnoBae1.hap1, whole genome shotgun sequence genomic region:
- the IPP gene encoding actin-binding protein IPP: MALASSLCSAALHSAEKHAQLVLQQMNKMRRRLEFCDLRLHVGQVVFGVHKVLLAASSPYFAALLSGGMKESSGDVVRIQEVEADIFQLLLDFIYTGSVLISPENVQELMTAADMLQLNQVVALCCDFLKQQLEPGNCIGFFQFSEQLACQPLLEFTESYIHAHFPEAQRGDEFHMLTKEQLIRLLRSEELCIEEEHQVFAAAMSWLQKDTATRKRHVVEVLEPVRFSLLPPQRLQKDIEEVTDFNLRVALQTLLREYCEPKEKKLCSFLQTAHDRPRRKARKFLYAIGGYIRLQGGRWSDSRALSCVERFDTFSQYWSTVSSLHQARSGMSTAVLEGKIYVVGGEKDSMIFDSVECYDPVSKQWTAAPSMNQPRCGLGVCACRGAIYAMGGWVGADIGNGIERYSPEDNAWQLQGHMLVPRYNFACCERQGLIYVVGGISQEGIELSSADVYDPIAERWRSLPCMGTRRAYLGVASLNDCLYAVGGWNESQDFLNTVEKFSFEEEKWVEVAAMRTPRAGVSVISVNGLLYATGGRASLDFSAPVTSDSVEVYNPHTDSWTEIGSMITSRCEGSLAVL; the protein is encoded by the exons ATGGCCCTGGCGTCTTCCCTCTGCTCGGCCGCCCTGCACTCAGCAGAGAAGCACGCGCAGCTGGTGCTGCAGCAGATGAATAAGATGAGGCGGCGTCTGGAGTTCTGCGATCTGCGCCTCCACGTGGGGCAGGTGGTTTTCGGAGTGCATAAAGTGCTGCTGGCCGCGAGCAGTCCGTACTTTGCCGCTCTGCTGTCCGGAGGCATGAAGGAGTCGTCGGGGGATGTGGTGCGGATTCAGGAGGTGGAGGCCGACATCTTCCAGCTCCTCCTGGATTTTATTTACACCG GCTCGGTCCTCATCAGTCCAGAGAACGTGCAGGAGCTGATGACGGCGGCCGACATGCTGCAGCTGAACCAGGTGGTGGCGCTGTGCTGCGATTTCTTGAAGCAGCAGCTAGAGCCAGGCAATTGCATTGGCTTCTTCCAGTTCTCCGAGCAGCTGGCCTGTCAGCCGTTGTTAGAATTCACCGAGAGCTACATCCACGCTCATTTCCCGGAGGCGCAACGGGGGGACGAGTTTCACATGTTGACAAAGGAGCAGCTGATCCGCCTCCTGCGCAGCGAGGAGCTGTGCATCGAAGAGGAGCATCAGGTATTCGCCGCCGCCATGTCCTGGCTTCAGAAAGACACCGCGACTCGGAAGAGGCATGTGGTGGAGGTGCTGGAGCCCGTGCGCTTCTCCCTGCTCCCCCCGCAGCGGCTGCAGAAGGACATTGAGG AAGTGACAGACTTCAACCTGCGGGTGGCGCTGCAGACACTCCTAAGGGAATATTGTGAGCCCAAAGAAAAGAAGCTCTGCAGCTTCCTCCAGACCGCGCACGACCGACCGCGCAGGAAAGCGCGCAAATTCCTCTATGCGATAG GAGGATACATCCGTCTGCAGGGAGGACGGTGGAGCGACAGCAGAGCGCTCAGCTGCGTGGAGAGGTTCGATACGTTCAGTCAGTACTGGAGTACGGTCTCCTCCCTGCACCAGGCCCGGAGCGGGATGAGCACAGCCGTCCTGGAGGGGAAGATCTACGTAGTTGGAG GGGAGAAGGACTCGATGATTTTTGACTCTGTGGAGTGCTACGACCCTGTGAGTAAGCAGTGGACGGCGGCTCCCTCCATGAACCAGCCACGCTGCGGCCTGGGGGTGTGCGCCTGCCGCGGAGCAATCTACGCAATGG GCGGCTGGGTCGGAGCAGACATTGGAAACGGTATCGAGCGATATTCACCGGAGGACAACGCCTGGCAGCTGCAGGGGCACATGCTCGTGCCCAGATATAATTTTGCTTGCTGCGAGAGGCAAG GGTTGATCTATGTGGTCGGTGGAATTAGCCAGGAGGGGATAGAACTGTCTTCAGCGGACGTGTATGATCCCATTGCCGAGCGCTGGCGATCCCTCCCCTGTATGGGCACCCGCAGGGCATACCTGGGCGTAGCCTCTTTGAATGACTGCCTGTATGCGGTGGGCGGCTGGAACGAGAGCCAGGATTTTCTAAACACGGTGGAGAAGTTTTCTTTTGAGGAG GAGAAGTGGGTGGAGGTGGCAGCGATGAGGACCCCCAGAGCCGGCGTCTCTGTGATCAGTGTGAACGGGCTGCTGTACGCCACGGGGGGCAGAGCCAGCTTGGACTTTTCAGCCCCTGTGACGTCTGACTCTGTGGAGGTTTATAACCCACATACGGACTCCTGGACGGAGATTGGCAGCATGATAACGAGTCGCTGTGAGGGCAGCCTGGCCGTGCTCTGA